One segment of Bradyrhizobium sp. WD16 DNA contains the following:
- a CDS encoding Fur family transcriptional regulator, whose amino-acid sequence MSIAPPVFPHPDHDHGLCAADALSHAETVCRNRGQKFTPQRRQVLQAMLQEHRALGAYDIIELLAREGPRPAPITVYRVLDFLIDNGLVHRIESRNAFIACAHRHDDTATVAFLICESCGQVGEIPAAPIAAKLNEAARADGFAPRLAVVEVTGTCAHCQAKT is encoded by the coding sequence ATGTCGATCGCGCCGCCTGTTTTCCCGCATCCCGACCATGACCACGGTCTCTGTGCCGCGGATGCGCTGAGCCACGCCGAAACCGTGTGCCGCAACCGGGGGCAGAAATTCACGCCGCAGCGCCGCCAGGTGCTGCAGGCTATGCTGCAGGAACATCGCGCCCTTGGCGCCTACGACATCATCGAATTGCTGGCGCGCGAGGGCCCTCGACCCGCGCCGATCACCGTCTATCGTGTGCTCGATTTTCTCATCGACAACGGCCTTGTCCATCGCATCGAAAGCCGGAATGCTTTCATCGCTTGCGCCCACCGCCACGACGATACGGCGACGGTGGCCTTTCTGATCTGCGAAAGCTGCGGGCAGGTCGGCGAAATTCCCGCGGCGCCCATCGCCGCGAAGCTGAACGAGGCGGCGCGCGCCGATGGATTCGCGCCCCGGCTCGCTGTCGTCGAGGTCACTGGCACCTGCGCCCATTGCCAAGCCAAGACATAA
- a CDS encoding OsmC family protein: MDAAELRALQAPFKERYRADPQSARITLRASGSLDEDGIACRLETGRAMAAAGLHPGAGGSGLELCSGDMLLEALVACAGVTLKSVATAIELPLRSGEVSAEGDLDFRGTLGVDKEAPVGFAEIRLHFAVDTDAPQEKLDQLLKLTERFCVVYQTVRHGAKTIVTMERG, translated from the coding sequence ATGGATGCCGCCGAGTTGCGCGCCCTGCAGGCGCCGTTCAAGGAGCGCTATCGGGCCGATCCGCAGAGCGCGCGGATCACGTTGCGGGCCAGCGGCAGCCTCGATGAGGACGGCATCGCCTGCCGCCTCGAGACCGGGCGGGCGATGGCGGCGGCGGGATTGCATCCCGGCGCCGGCGGCTCCGGGCTGGAGCTGTGTTCCGGCGACATGCTGCTGGAAGCCCTGGTCGCTTGCGCGGGCGTGACCCTCAAATCGGTTGCGACAGCCATCGAACTACCGTTGCGCTCCGGCGAGGTCAGCGCCGAAGGCGATCTCGATTTCCGCGGGACGCTCGGTGTCGACAAGGAGGCGCCGGTCGGCTTCGCCGAGATCCGGCTGCATTTTGCGGTCGACACCGATGCGCCGCAGGAGAAGCTCGACCAGTTGCTCAAGCTCACCGAGCGCTTCTGCGTCGTCTATCAGACCGTCCGCCACGGCGCGAAGACGATCGTGACGATGGAGCGGGGGTGA
- a CDS encoding patatin-like phospholipase family protein has protein sequence MAGNLKSYLDGLTSWTKRAGTRPQRPATKKINLALQGGGAHGAFTWGVVDQILADGRLEITGISGASAGAVNAVMIADGFARGGSEEARRRLAMFWRAASTGGSLPPVQRAVTDRMLSMMPFATTPVQNWFETMAHYFSPYELNPFDFNPLNDLIARSVDFEAVRNGDIELFISATNVHTGRLRLFPREKITADVVMASAALPFMFRAVEIDGIPFWDGGYLGNPAIFPFLQATETDDVLVVQINPVTRPSTPKRSSEIIGRLNEITFNSALISELRAMDFITQLIDDGHLPPGRYRRLNFHRIDLGVLATRLAGASKLKTDFEFLDLLRRAGQRAARRFLDQHFDDIGQRSTLDLAEASGVEWA, from the coding sequence GTGGCCGGCAATCTCAAATCCTATCTCGATGGCCTCACCAGTTGGACAAAACGGGCTGGGACCCGGCCGCAACGGCCAGCGACCAAGAAGATCAATCTCGCTCTCCAGGGCGGCGGCGCTCACGGTGCTTTCACCTGGGGCGTGGTCGATCAGATCCTTGCCGACGGGCGGCTGGAGATCACGGGAATCTCCGGCGCCTCGGCCGGCGCCGTCAACGCGGTGATGATCGCCGACGGCTTTGCCCGCGGCGGTAGCGAAGAAGCGCGGCGGCGCCTCGCGATGTTCTGGCGCGCAGCCAGTACTGGCGGCTCGCTCCCTCCCGTGCAGCGCGCGGTGACCGACCGCATGCTGTCGATGATGCCCTTTGCCACCACGCCGGTGCAGAACTGGTTCGAGACCATGGCGCATTACTTTTCGCCCTATGAGCTCAACCCGTTCGACTTCAATCCGCTCAACGACCTGATCGCACGCTCGGTGGATTTCGAAGCGGTGCGCAACGGCGATATCGAACTCTTCATCTCGGCTACCAACGTCCATACTGGGCGGCTGCGCCTCTTTCCGCGCGAGAAGATCACCGCGGACGTGGTGATGGCCTCGGCCGCCCTGCCCTTCATGTTCCGCGCCGTCGAGATCGATGGCATCCCCTTCTGGGACGGCGGCTATTTGGGCAATCCGGCCATCTTCCCGTTCCTGCAGGCGACCGAGACCGACGACGTGCTGGTGGTGCAGATCAACCCGGTGACGCGGCCGTCGACGCCGAAGCGATCCTCCGAGATCATCGGCCGGCTCAACGAGATCACATTCAACTCGGCGCTGATTTCGGAGCTACGGGCCATGGACTTTATTACCCAGCTCATCGACGACGGTCACCTGCCGCCGGGCCGCTACCGTCGGCTGAACTTCCACCGCATCGATCTCGGCGTGCTCGCCACCCGCCTCGCCGGCGCCAGCAAGCTGAAGACGGATTTCGAGTTCCTGGATCTGCTGCGCCGGGCTGGCCAGCGCGCTGCCCGGCGGTTCCTCGACCAGCATTTCGATGACATCGGCCAGCGCAGCACCCTGGACCTCGCCGAAGCCTCCGGGGTGGAATGGGCCTGA
- a CDS encoding HlyD family secretion protein, with product MADPVLKFPPDQQRADKAEAAPRRRSLWQRLRNRRRLLLLVVLPAFAAIGGIGFYLSGGRYATTDDAYVGAQKVLITPDISGKIEKVVVKEGQHVKAGDELFEIDPVPFRLALQQAQAGVETARTNFNTLKSNYKAYTQMLALAQQGVELKQRDVERKAALVKNSFGSQLDLDTSTTNLVTAQAQLQYLQQQLATSQNQLLDNPDLPLDEFPPYSQAKAQLAEAQRNLDHTVLCAPIDGVATQVDSIQLGRFMPAGSPVFSLIDDGHPWVDANLKESDFTYVARGQTVTLSVDAFPDHEFHGSIGALSPGTGSQFSILPPQNATGNFVKVVQRVPVRIYFDDNDPMVSRLKAGMSTYVWIDTHHRRTLAGLFGLSSTSAQEQNQ from the coding sequence ATGGCTGATCCCGTATTGAAATTCCCGCCTGACCAGCAGCGCGCCGACAAGGCGGAGGCGGCGCCGCGGCGTCGCTCGCTGTGGCAGCGGCTGCGCAACCGCCGGCGCCTCCTGCTGCTCGTGGTGCTGCCGGCTTTCGCCGCGATCGGCGGCATCGGCTTCTATCTCTCGGGCGGCCGCTATGCAACCACCGACGACGCCTATGTCGGCGCCCAGAAGGTGCTGATCACGCCCGACATCTCCGGCAAGATCGAAAAGGTGGTCGTCAAGGAAGGCCAGCACGTCAAGGCCGGAGACGAGCTGTTCGAGATCGATCCGGTGCCATTCCGCCTCGCGCTGCAGCAGGCCCAGGCCGGCGTCGAGACCGCCAGGACCAATTTCAACACGCTGAAATCGAACTACAAGGCCTATACCCAGATGCTGGCGCTCGCCCAGCAGGGTGTCGAGCTCAAGCAGCGCGACGTCGAACGCAAGGCCGCTCTGGTGAAGAACAGCTTCGGCTCGCAGCTTGATCTCGACACCAGCACCACCAATCTGGTGACCGCCCAGGCGCAGCTGCAATATTTGCAGCAGCAGCTCGCGACCAGCCAGAACCAGCTGCTCGACAATCCCGACCTGCCACTGGACGAGTTTCCGCCCTATAGCCAGGCGAAGGCGCAGCTCGCCGAGGCCCAGCGCAATCTCGACCACACCGTGCTGTGCGCCCCGATCGACGGCGTCGCCACCCAGGTCGACAGCATCCAGCTCGGCCGTTTCATGCCCGCCGGCTCGCCGGTGTTCAGCCTGATCGACGACGGCCATCCCTGGGTCGACGCCAATCTCAAGGAATCTGACTTCACCTATGTGGCCCGCGGCCAGACGGTGACGCTCTCGGTCGACGCGTTTCCGGACCACGAATTCCATGGCTCGATCGGCGCCCTCAGCCCCGGCACCGGCTCACAATTCTCGATCCTGCCGCCGCAGAACGCGACCGGCAATTTCGTCAAGGTCGTGCAGCGCGTGCCGGTGCGGATCTATTTTGACGACAATGATCCGATGGTGAGCAGGCTCAAGGCGGGCATGAGCACTTATGTCTGGATCGACACCCACCATCGCCGCACGCTCGCCGGACTGTTCGGCCTCTCCTCCACCTCCGCGCAGGAGCAGAACCAGTGA
- a CDS encoding MDR family MFS transporter: MVTICAMTATIMQALDTTIANVALPYMQGTLSASQDQINWVLTSYIVAAAIMTAPVGWIANRFGRKRIFILCSAGFTVASVMCGLAQDITQMVLFRLLQGVFGAALVPLSQAVMLDSYTLQERAKAMSIWGMGVMMGPIMGPSLGAWLTETYSWHWVFFVNLPFGAITVLGLAVFMDETSPNTDLRFDWFGFGALALGIGAMQIALDRGEQLAWLESPEIIVEILLAIVGFYYFFAHSLTTKQPFIQFAIFKDRNFIGGCVFMAVMGLVLFSTMALASPYLQNVVGYPIMTAGLLLATRGCGTFVAMMLVGRIMRHIEARTLIVAGLALMSLSLFVMTGWTDLTGVPMIIVTSIAQGFGLGLVFVPLSTVAFLTLAPQLRTDGTSMLTLVRNVASSIGISVVIAELTEGGRRAYAVINENVTPFNDALKMPDVARLLNLGTDSGRALMDAILQVQAQIVAFSRDYQLVMVVTLCAIPLAILIGSTKTTLRQQAQGPDHAAVID, from the coding sequence ATGGTGACGATCTGCGCCATGACGGCGACTATCATGCAGGCGCTGGACACCACCATCGCCAACGTCGCCCTTCCCTATATGCAAGGCACGCTGTCGGCATCCCAGGATCAGATCAACTGGGTGCTGACGTCCTATATCGTCGCCGCGGCGATCATGACCGCTCCGGTCGGCTGGATTGCCAACCGCTTCGGCCGCAAGCGGATCTTCATCCTGTGCTCCGCTGGTTTCACGGTAGCGTCGGTGATGTGCGGCCTCGCCCAGGACATTACCCAGATGGTGCTGTTCCGTCTGCTGCAGGGCGTGTTCGGCGCAGCGCTGGTGCCGCTGTCGCAGGCCGTCATGCTGGATTCCTACACGCTCCAGGAGCGCGCCAAGGCGATGTCGATCTGGGGCATGGGCGTGATGATGGGACCGATCATGGGCCCCTCGCTCGGCGCCTGGCTGACTGAAACCTACTCCTGGCACTGGGTGTTCTTCGTCAACCTGCCGTTTGGTGCCATTACCGTGCTCGGCCTCGCCGTGTTCATGGATGAGACCTCGCCCAACACCGACCTGCGCTTCGACTGGTTCGGCTTCGGCGCGCTGGCGCTCGGGATCGGCGCCATGCAGATCGCGCTCGACCGCGGCGAACAGCTCGCTTGGCTCGAATCGCCGGAAATCATCGTCGAGATCCTTCTCGCCATCGTCGGATTCTACTATTTCTTCGCCCATTCGCTGACGACGAAACAGCCCTTCATCCAGTTCGCGATCTTCAAGGACCGCAACTTCATCGGCGGCTGCGTCTTCATGGCGGTGATGGGGCTCGTGCTGTTCTCGACCATGGCGCTGGCCTCTCCCTATCTGCAGAACGTCGTCGGCTATCCGATCATGACTGCGGGCCTGCTGCTCGCCACCCGTGGCTGCGGCACATTCGTCGCCATGATGCTGGTCGGCCGCATCATGCGCCACATCGAGGCGCGCACGCTGATCGTGGCCGGCCTCGCCCTGATGTCGCTTTCGCTCTTCGTGATGACCGGCTGGACCGATCTCACCGGCGTCCCGATGATCATTGTCACCAGCATCGCCCAGGGTTTCGGCCTCGGGCTCGTGTTCGTGCCGCTGAGCACGGTGGCCTTTCTCACCCTGGCGCCGCAACTGCGCACCGACGGCACCTCGATGTTGACCCTGGTCCGCAATGTCGCCAGCTCGATCGGGATTTCGGTGGTCATCGCCGAACTGACCGAAGGCGGTCGGCGCGCCTATGCGGTCATTAACGAAAATGTCACGCCGTTCAACGATGCGCTGAAGATGCCCGACGTCGCCCGGCTGCTCAATCTCGGCACCGACAGCGGACGGGCGCTGATGGATGCGATCCTGCAGGTGCAGGCGCAGATCGTCGCATTTTCACGCGACTACCAGCTGGTGATGGTGGTGACGCTCTGCGCCATCCCGCTGGCGATCCTGATCGGCTCGACCAAGACCACGCTGCGCCAGCAGGCGCAAGGCCCGGACCACGCGGCGGTGATCGATTAA
- the pcaF gene encoding 3-oxoadipyl-CoA thiolase: MRDVFICDAVRTPIGRFGGVLAKARADDLAATPIKALIARHPKLDWAALDEVYYGCANQAGEDNRNVARMALLLAGLPETVPGITLNRLCASGLDAVGAAARAIRAGEIDLAIAGGVESMTRAPFVMGKAAEAFQRSAEIFDTTIGWRFVNPLMKQQYGVDSMPETGENVAAEFEISRADQDAFAIRSQQRAGNAIAAGYFAEEITPVTIPGGKAGPTVVDKDEHPRPETTLEALAKLKAPFRNPGTVTAGNASGVNDGAAAMILASEAAVKAHGLTPRARVLGLASAGVPPRIMGIGPVPSTRKLMERLKLNIDDFDLIELNEAFASQGIAVLRQLGVKEDADFVNPHGGAIALGHPLGMSGARLALTAIHGLEKRGGKLALATMCVGVGQGVSMALEKVS, from the coding sequence ATGCGTGACGTGTTCATTTGCGATGCCGTGCGGACCCCAATCGGCCGGTTCGGTGGTGTGCTCGCCAAGGCTCGCGCTGATGACCTCGCCGCCACCCCGATCAAGGCATTGATCGCGCGCCATCCCAAGCTCGATTGGGCCGCCCTGGACGAGGTCTATTACGGCTGCGCCAATCAGGCGGGCGAGGACAACCGCAATGTCGCCCGCATGGCGCTGTTGCTCGCCGGCCTGCCGGAGACGGTGCCCGGCATCACGTTGAACCGGCTCTGCGCGTCGGGCCTTGATGCCGTGGGCGCCGCGGCGCGGGCGATCCGCGCCGGCGAAATCGATCTTGCCATTGCCGGCGGCGTCGAATCCATGACCCGCGCGCCCTTCGTCATGGGCAAGGCGGCCGAGGCCTTCCAGCGCAGCGCCGAGATCTTCGACACCACCATTGGTTGGCGCTTCGTCAATCCGCTGATGAAGCAGCAATACGGCGTCGATTCCATGCCCGAAACCGGCGAGAATGTCGCCGCGGAGTTCGAGATCTCGCGTGCCGACCAGGATGCTTTCGCCATCCGCTCCCAGCAGCGCGCCGGCAACGCCATCGCCGCGGGCTATTTCGCCGAGGAGATCACCCCGGTGACCATCCCGGGCGGCAAGGCCGGCCCGACCGTGGTCGACAAGGACGAGCATCCGCGCCCCGAGACCACGCTCGAAGCGCTCGCCAAGTTGAAAGCGCCATTCCGCAATCCCGGCACGGTGACGGCCGGCAACGCTTCGGGCGTCAATGACGGCGCGGCCGCCATGATCCTCGCCTCGGAAGCGGCGGTGAAGGCCCACGGCCTCACCCCGCGCGCCCGCGTGCTCGGTCTTGCGTCGGCTGGCGTGCCGCCTCGGATCATGGGCATCGGTCCGGTGCCTTCGACGCGCAAGTTGATGGAGCGGCTCAAGCTCAACATCGATGATTTTGACCTGATCGAACTCAACGAGGCCTTCGCCTCTCAGGGCATCGCGGTGCTGCGCCAGCTCGGCGTCAAGGAAGATGCCGATTTCGTCAATCCGCACGGCGGCGCCATCGCGCTCGGTCACCCGCTCGGCATGAGCGGCGCGCGCCTCGCGCTTACGGCGATCCATGGCCTTGAGAAGCGTGGCGGCAAGCTCGCGCTCGCCACCATGTGCGTCGGCGTCGGCCAGGGTGTGTCGATGGCGCTGGAAAAGGTGAGCTGA
- a CDS encoding DMT family transporter, with protein sequence MSSPATAPAPAGRPLTLGAAAVMVVLCLSWGLNQVAIKLALPDIPPLMMATLRSTGGLLMVMLVARLRGVDIFERDDTLKAGMLAGLLFGLEFIVIYRGLLWTTATRAVVFLYVAPFVVALASFRLGERLGPMQWGGLALSFAGVALAIGVPQTDVDATVMIGDLMVVAGGVLWAATTIVVKLSPLLSAPAEKTLAYQLAVSIPILGLGSLAFGERITGWPGVVASMSLVYQTFWVVGLTFLFWFMLVRSFSASKLSAFTFMTPLFGVTAGHFVLHDPLSPAFVAAAVLVIAGLMLVNRPVRVPVDPLLTVTKT encoded by the coding sequence ATGTCCTCACCCGCTACCGCACCGGCCCCCGCCGGCCGTCCGCTGACCCTCGGCGCGGCGGCGGTGATGGTGGTCCTCTGCCTGTCGTGGGGACTCAATCAGGTGGCGATCAAGCTGGCATTGCCCGACATCCCTCCGCTGATGATGGCGACATTGCGCTCCACCGGCGGCTTGCTCATGGTGATGCTTGTGGCGCGGCTGCGCGGCGTCGACATCTTCGAGCGCGATGACACTCTCAAGGCGGGGATGCTGGCCGGACTGCTGTTCGGTCTTGAATTCATCGTGATCTATCGCGGGCTGCTGTGGACTACGGCGACGCGCGCGGTTGTGTTTCTTTATGTCGCGCCTTTTGTCGTCGCACTGGCCTCGTTCCGCCTCGGTGAGCGGCTGGGGCCGATGCAGTGGGGCGGACTGGCCCTGTCCTTCGCCGGGGTGGCGCTGGCAATCGGGGTTCCCCAGACAGATGTCGACGCCACAGTGATGATCGGCGATCTGATGGTCGTCGCCGGAGGCGTATTGTGGGCCGCTACCACCATCGTGGTGAAACTGTCGCCTTTGCTCAGCGCCCCGGCGGAGAAGACCCTGGCCTACCAATTGGCGGTGTCGATCCCCATACTGGGACTGGGATCTCTCGCGTTCGGCGAGCGGATCACCGGCTGGCCCGGTGTCGTCGCCTCTATGTCGTTGGTCTATCAGACGTTTTGGGTCGTCGGCCTGACCTTTTTGTTCTGGTTCATGCTCGTGCGAAGTTTTTCTGCCAGCAAATTGTCGGCATTTACCTTCATGACCCCGCTGTTTGGCGTGACTGCCGGACACTTCGTGCTGCACGACCCTTTGAGCCCAGCCTTCGTGGCCGCTGCGGTGCTGGTCATCGCCGGGCTGATGCTCGTTAACCGCCCGGTACGCGTTCCCGTCGATCCGTTGTTGACCGTCACCAAAACCTGA
- a CDS encoding MarR family winged helix-turn-helix transcriptional regulator: protein MPQHNRDFLFVLFETQRMLRLYADKLAVRHGITRAQWAVLAKLERYEGLKQSELADLMEMQPITLTRLIDRLCEHGLIERRADANDRRVNRLYLLAEARPLLDQLAELRAEITATALAHMDKHRAEGLVAELTTIKDNVRDALHAVADCKPKVPRYG, encoded by the coding sequence ATGCCTCAGCACAACCGCGACTTCCTCTTCGTGCTGTTCGAGACCCAGCGCATGCTGCGGCTCTATGCCGACAAGCTGGCGGTACGCCATGGCATTACCCGGGCGCAGTGGGCGGTGCTGGCCAAGCTCGAACGCTATGAAGGGCTGAAGCAGTCGGAACTCGCCGATCTGATGGAGATGCAGCCGATCACCCTGACCCGGCTGATCGACCGCCTCTGCGAGCACGGCCTGATCGAGCGCCGGGCCGACGCGAATGACCGTCGCGTCAACCGCCTCTACCTGCTGGCGGAAGCCAGACCGCTGCTCGACCAGCTCGCCGAACTGCGCGCCGAAATCACCGCCACCGCCCTCGCCCACATGGACAAACACAGGGCCGAGGGCCTTGTCGCCGAACTCACCACCATCAAGGACAATGTGCGCGACGCACTCCACGCCGTCGCGGACTGCAAGCCGAAGGTCCCGCGCTATGGCTGA
- the mutS gene encoding DNA mismatch repair protein MutS produces MTIHAVPAPPSDPASEAAAEAPGRLTPMMEQYLEIKAAHPGLLLFYRMGDFYELFFEDAEIASQALGIVLTKRGKHLGQDIPMCGVPVERSDDYLHRLIAKGHRVAVCEQMEDPAAARKRGNKSVVKRDVVRVVTPGTLTEENLLDARANNYLLAIGRARGSSGSDRLGLAWIDISTAEFSIGECAPAELGATLARINPNEVIVSDALYGDAEIGDMLRSLPAVTPLTRDVFDGATAERRLCDYFAVATVDGFGTMTRLEATAAAAALTYIDRTQVGKRPPLAPPARESSGATLAIDPATRANLELTRTLSGERRGSLLDALDCTVTAAGSRLLAQRLAAPLTDVGTITRRLDAVSAFVAEAALREGLRATLRAAPDMARALARLAVGRGGPRDLASLRDGVAAADSALAILTGMPSPPTEIDEIMAALHRPSRVLKDEFSRALADDLPLSRRDGGFVREGYDADLDETRALRDQSRQVVAAMQARYAEETTIKTLKIRHNNVLGYFVEVTAQHGERLMAPPLNALFIHRQTLAGQVRFTTAELGEVEARIANAGERALGLELEIFDRLTQQAAAAGDDLRTAAHAFARLDVANALAKLAVDHDYARPEVDDSLAFAIEGGRHPVVEQALKRDGQSFIANASDLSPVPGQSKGQIWLITGPNMAGKSTFLRQNALIALMAQMGGFVPARRARIGVVDRLFSRVGAADDLARGRSTFMVEMVETAAILNQASERALVILDEIGRGTATFDGLSIAWATIEHLHDANGCRSLFATHYHELTALSARLPRLFNATVRVKEWHGDVVFLHEVLPGSADRSYGIQVARLAGLPPAVITRAKSVLAKLEAQDRSDTARALIDDLPLFAVPSRAPAAEPPPPGPGEQLLAELDKLQPDEMSPREALDALYALKKAAAEEN; encoded by the coding sequence ATGACAATCCATGCCGTACCCGCACCGCCGTCCGATCCCGCGTCCGAAGCAGCTGCCGAGGCCCCCGGCCGCCTGACGCCGATGATGGAGCAGTATCTGGAGATCAAGGCGGCCCATCCCGGCCTGCTCTTGTTCTACCGGATGGGCGATTTCTACGAGCTGTTCTTCGAGGACGCGGAGATCGCCTCCCAGGCGCTTGGCATCGTGCTGACCAAACGCGGCAAGCATCTCGGCCAGGACATCCCGATGTGCGGCGTGCCGGTAGAACGCTCGGACGACTACCTCCACCGCCTGATCGCCAAGGGGCACCGGGTCGCGGTCTGCGAGCAGATGGAGGACCCCGCTGCGGCGCGCAAGCGCGGCAACAAGAGCGTGGTCAAGCGCGATGTGGTCCGCGTCGTCACGCCCGGCACGCTCACCGAAGAGAACCTGCTCGACGCCCGCGCCAACAACTATCTGCTTGCCATCGGCCGCGCCCGTGGCTCCTCCGGCAGCGACCGGCTCGGCCTCGCCTGGATCGACATCTCGACCGCAGAATTCTCCATCGGCGAGTGCGCCCCGGCGGAACTCGGCGCCACGCTGGCACGCATCAACCCCAATGAAGTGATCGTCAGCGACGCGCTTTATGGCGACGCCGAGATCGGCGATATGCTGCGCAGCCTGCCTGCGGTGACGCCACTGACCCGTGACGTGTTCGACGGCGCCACTGCCGAACGGCGGCTATGCGACTACTTCGCCGTCGCCACGGTCGATGGGTTCGGCACTATGACCCGGCTCGAGGCGACGGCCGCCGCCGCGGCGCTGACTTATATCGACCGCACCCAGGTCGGCAAACGACCGCCGCTGGCGCCTCCGGCGCGGGAATCCTCCGGCGCGACGCTCGCGATCGACCCGGCCACGCGCGCCAATCTCGAGCTGACCCGCACGCTGTCCGGCGAGCGGCGCGGTTCGCTGCTCGACGCCCTCGACTGCACCGTCACCGCAGCCGGTTCGCGGCTTCTGGCGCAGCGCCTCGCCGCGCCGCTGACCGATGTCGGGACGATCACCCGGCGACTGGACGCCGTCTCGGCCTTCGTCGCCGAAGCTGCCCTGCGCGAGGGCCTGCGTGCCACCTTGCGCGCGGCACCGGACATGGCGCGAGCACTGGCGCGTCTCGCGGTCGGCCGCGGCGGTCCGCGCGATCTCGCGAGCCTTCGTGACGGCGTCGCGGCTGCCGATAGTGCGCTGGCGATCCTCACCGGGATGCCGTCGCCGCCAACAGAGATCGACGAGATCATGGCGGCACTTCACCGGCCCTCGCGCGTGCTGAAGGACGAATTTTCCCGCGCGCTCGCTGACGACCTGCCGCTGTCGCGACGTGACGGCGGCTTCGTGCGGGAAGGGTATGATGCCGATCTCGACGAGACCCGCGCGCTGCGCGACCAGTCACGCCAGGTGGTCGCGGCCATGCAGGCGCGCTACGCCGAAGAGACCACGATCAAGACCCTGAAGATCCGTCACAACAACGTGCTCGGCTATTTCGTCGAGGTCACGGCTCAGCACGGCGAGCGGCTGATGGCGCCGCCGCTCAATGCGCTGTTCATTCACCGCCAGACTCTGGCCGGCCAGGTGCGCTTCACCACAGCCGAGCTCGGCGAGGTCGAAGCCCGAATCGCCAACGCCGGCGAGCGCGCCCTGGGACTCGAGCTCGAGATCTTCGATCGCCTCACCCAGCAGGCCGCCGCCGCCGGAGACGACCTGCGCACGGCCGCCCACGCGTTCGCCCGCCTCGATGTCGCCAACGCGCTGGCGAAACTCGCGGTCGATCACGACTATGCCCGGCCCGAGGTGGATGACAGCCTCGCCTTCGCCATCGAAGGCGGCAGACACCCGGTGGTGGAGCAGGCGCTCAAGCGCGATGGCCAGTCATTCATCGCCAATGCCAGCGACCTCTCTCCAGTGCCGGGCCAGAGCAAGGGCCAGATCTGGCTGATCACCGGCCCCAACATGGCCGGCAAATCGACCTTCCTGCGCCAGAACGCCTTGATCGCGCTGATGGCGCAGATGGGCGGCTTCGTGCCGGCCCGCCGCGCCCGCATCGGCGTGGTCGACCGTCTGTTCTCGCGGGTGGGCGCCGCCGACGACCTCGCCCGCGGCCGCTCAACTTTCATGGTGGAGATGGTGGAGACCGCGGCCATCCTGAACCAGGCCAGCGAGCGGGCGCTCGTCATTCTCGACGAAATCGGTCGCGGCACCGCGACCTTCGACGGCCTGTCAATCGCCTGGGCAACGATCGAGCACTTGCACGATGCCAACGGCTGCCGCTCACTGTTCGCCACCCATTATCATGAGCTCACCGCTCTCTCGGCGCGGCTGCCGCGGCTGTTCAACGCCACCGTGCGGGTGAAGGAGTGGCACGGCGACGTGGTCTTCCTGCACGAAGTGCTGCCTGGCTCGGCGGACCGCTCCTACGGCATCCAGGTGGCGCGCCTCGCCGGCCTGCCGCCGGCGGTGATCACGCGCGCCAAGAGCGTGCTGGCGAAACTGGAGGCGCAGGATCGAAGCGACACCGCCCGCGCGCTGATCGACGACCTGCCGCTGTTCGCGGTGCCCTCGCGCGCACCAGCCGCCGAACCGCCGCCGCCCGGTCCCGGCGAGCAGTTGCTCGCTGAACTGGATAAGCTGCAGCCCGACGAAATGTCGCCGCGCGAAGCGCTCGATGCGCTCTATGCGCTGAAGAAGGCCGCGGCGGAAGAAAACTAG